In Candidatus Electrothrix scaldis, the genomic window TGCTGGAAAAAATCCGGACACGGCGCTGTCAATCTGAAGCGTGCATTGTCTGAATCCTGTGATGTCTATTTTTACCAGGTCGGGCAACGGCTCGGGGTTAACAGGCTGGCCAGCTACGCAACTCGGTTAGGACTGGGCCAAAAAACCGGGGTGGAAATGGAGCATGAACGGAGCGGACTTATCCCCACTTCAGACTGGAAGCTGCAACGCTATAAACGACCTTGGCAGGAAGGCGAGACCCTTTCCATAGCTATCGGGCAAGGATTTAACTTGGTGACTCCCCTTCAGCTCGCTCTCATGACTGCAACTGTAGCTAATGGCGGCACCTTGTACAAACCAGGTATGATCGAAACTGTACGCGATCCAGATGGTCATATTATTGAGCAATTCCAGCCCACGGTCCTGGATCGTTTTGATGATCAGGGCCGCAATCTGGAAGTCGTTAAAGAAGGATTAATTGAAGCAGTCAATGGACGTCGTGGTACAGCACGCCGAGCCAAACTTGAAAACATCATCGTTGCAGGGAAAACCGGGACAGCACAGGTTGTTCGGCTCAAGCAGTATAAACATTTAAAAGAAGAAGATATCCCCTATAAATATCGAGACCATGCCTGGTTTACCTGCTTTGCACCAGCAGAACGCCCGGAAATAGCGGTCACAGTTCTGGTTGAGCATGGCCTGCACGGCGGATCAGCAGCGGCCCCCATTGCTAAGGCAGTGTTGGAAAAATACTTCGGACCACGGGGAAAAATGTCGGAAAATATGGCCTCGGTGGTGCTCTTTCAGGAAGAGCTTGCCTCATCAACAGATTCCCCAGAAATCATACATTAACAGAAACGTCTCTCTATCTCACCTCCCAGGGGTGAGATGACGAAAAATAAAAGGTGTGCTCATGCTTCGATTCGACAGACGTCTTGTTCATAATTTCGACTGGGTTATGGTCGTCATTCTCCTGCTCATCTCCACCATGTCCCTGGCCAGCTTATTCAGTGCTACCTGGAACGGTGGACCGTCCACGTCACCGGTATTTTATAAGCAGCTGTATTTCTTTCTCTTTGGCTACGCTTTTATTCTGGTTCTTATCAGCATTGATTATGGTGAGCTTGAAACCCTCTCCTATCTTGGCTATGGCTTAATTTGCCTCCTCTTGCTTTATACCAATCTCTTTGTTGATAGTATTGCCGGAACCCAACGCTGGATCAATCTCGGATTCTTCCACCTCCAGCCCTCAGAACCAGCCAAATTGATCCTTGTCCTGGTGCTGGCCAGCTGCTATGCCAGCAATGAATATGTGGAAAACGGCTATCGCCTGAGGGATATCCTCCGACCAGCCATTATTACAGCAGTCCCCTTTCTCCTCATTCTTATCCAACCGGACCTGGGAACCGCACTCATGTTGGCCATTCTTTTTGTTTCCATGACCATGTTCGCCCATCTGCGCTGGTCAACGATCAGCATCCTCGGCGGCACAGGACTTGCTTGTGCCGTATTAGGCTGGTTTTATGGTTTGAAAGATTACCAGAGAAGGCGTATTGAAACCTTTCTCAATCCAGAAAGCGACCCCATGAATCATGGGTATCAGATTAAGCAATCAAAAATAGCCGTGGGCAGTGGGCAGGCATTTGGCAAAGGATTTATGGAGGGAACCCAAGGACATCTGAACTTCCTACCGGAACGACACACCGACTTCGCCTTTGCGGTCTGGTGTGAAGAACTGGGTTTTGTTGGCTCCTTATTCTTTCTCGTCTGTTTCTTCTTCATGCTGTTCTGGGGGATCAATATCGCCTTAACAGCCAGAGATAAATTTGGTGTCTACTTAGCCTTTGGCCTGGTGATGCTCATCTTCTGGCAGACGGTCATTAATCTTTTTATGATCATGGGTATGCTGCCGGTGGTAGGCATTCCACTGCCTCTGTTTAGCTATGGTGGTTCATCCTTATTGACGACCTTAGTGGCGATCGGCATCCTGATGAATATTCGGATGCGGAGATTTCAGGTGAGATAGAAAAAAAAGTAAACAGGAGGAGTAGGAGAAAAGAAGGAGCTATCAGGTATCTTCAGAAAAGATCAAGGCAGCCCCAGAGACCAAGGCTTCAGCAACCTTTTTGCGTGAACCTGTCAGCAAACGTTGAACCGTCCCCCGAGATATGCCCATGCGCTCTCCAGCCTGTTCCTGGGTTAATCCTTCCAGATCACAGAGCTTGAGCGACTCCAGTTCATCGCGGTACAGAATAATCTGGTTCAATTTCCGCAAAGGTAATCCTACAGGCTTAAAAGCCTGGCCGCAAAATTCACCTTCGCAGCATCGTTTTTTCTTCAGACGTGGAGACATTGGGACAAAAAGAGCAGGTTGCAAAAAGTTGGGAGAAATATAACGTTTTTCTTTTCTCTTTGCAACCTGCAAGCAAGATCAGCTAATATACAAAAGCTGGGAAGATTAGTGATGGCAGGTACCAGCGCCCTTGCAGGTCTGGTCAGCTCGCATCACCGGGAAACTTCCTTGCACTATGCCATCCACGGCCTCCTGCACCTTGTTCAGACTACTTTTTTCTGCAAAATAGACATCAATATTTACATCAGCAAGAGCCTGCATAGGACGCGCCCCCATACCACCAACAACAATTGCCTGCACGCCCTGATCTTTTAATAATTGCACTGGCTCCATACAGCCTCCGGCACCGTGCTCAACATTGGCAACAGTATCAACGGAAGCGACTTTGCCCTCTTGAATATCAATCAGGGTAAAAAGCTCACAATGCCCGAAATGTTCAGAAATTTCAGCGTCAAGACCGCCAGGTGTATTTGAAGGAACAGCGAGAAAAAATGATGAACTCATGACAGGTATCTCCGGTTAAATTTTATTTTCTCATTGTGCGGAAATTCTTCTCAACCTCAAGAAAAAGCTTCTTTATGGACCAGAGACGACCCGCACATGTTGCACAACACTATTTTGTGCATTTGTGTATATGCACATTTGATAATTATTTTCTTCTCTACTGTCAATGGAAATTTTTCCCGATCATATCTGAAAAAATCACAAGCCATAGACAAGTGAGGAGGAATAGAGTAAATTTATTTGTTAGTTCGTTTGCATTCAATAAAAAAATCTCAGCAGAGTATTGATCCCCCCTCCTTTCAACTCTGCCATCTGATATTTTAATTTAACAACACAGTTATCCCTCAGGATTCCGTCAAGATACTGATCAGGTATTCCTTCCATGATTTATATTTTTCAAAGTCTCCAAAGTTTCTCTACCTATGCTGGACGTAGACCTATACTACATACAAGCCTTGCCCTCCTCTTCTTTTTTGCCCTTTTTTTCTCCTTTCCCGTTTTCTCCGCGTCCCAAGCTGAAAAAGAAAAAGAACCAATCATTGATGAAATAGTTATCAGTGCAGCAGGAGGCAACCTCGTACTCTTTGCAACAGTACGCCATTGTTTCACCGATGAAATGCTTGAAGGCGTGCGAAATGGCATCCCCCTGACCTTCCGCTTTGATATCCGCCTGGATAAAATACGGAAAAATTGGTTTGATTCCGAGTTGGTCGAGCATAAAATCAACCACACCCTGAGCTATGATCCCCTCAAAGAAGAGTATCAGGTTGCCTTTGCTGAAAAAGATAGACCCGAAGTCACCAGATCCCTGAATGAGGCGAAGAAGATGATGGCTGACATCAACGGACTTGCACTCCATCCACTGAATGAGCTCCAAGCGGGATCCCCCTACTCTCTGGAAATCAAGGCAACCCTGGTTGAGAACACCTTCCCCCTCAGCATGCATTCTATTATCCCCTTTACCTCGCTGTGGAATTTTGAAACCGACTGGCGCATTGTTGAGTTTAACTATTAGCCTCTCATATTCTTCAAAGCCAACACACTTCCCTCCCAAGGTACAATAGTACAATATCAGCTACCCGGAACTTCAGATAATTCAGACTATTCAGACTATTTTACCGCTTACCTGAGAGACGACCTCTGATGCTTACCCCTGAACAGCGAAAACACAAACGGCGCCTCACCCGCTATGTTATTGTTTTTTGCATGCTATTGATACCCCTTCTTGTCTATACCCAACGCAACCTGCTTAGGGGGGAGCTCAACCTGCCCATCTCCAGCACGATCCTGATCTTTGCCCTGATTAATATAAACGGCCTCCTGCTCCTCCTCATGCTCTACCTGATCTTACGAAATCTGGTAGAGCTGGTCTTTGAACGAAAAAACAAGATCATGGGATCACGCCTGCGAACCCGGCTGGTTATCGCTTTTGTCTCGTTGTCCATGATCCCCACGGTGATTTTATTCCTGGTTTCCCTGGGTTCTGTTTCTACGGCAATGGAGTATTGGTTTAACTCCAACGTCGAGGAATCTCTCCAATCCTCCCTCACCCTTGCCCGCAACCTCTTTCATGAGACAGAGGACCGGGCTGCAAATATGGGCCGCCAGATCGCCTTATTACTGGAGCAGGGCGAGGTGAGCATGCATGATAATGTGAAATTACAGCAGCTCTTTGATAAGACCCTTTCCCTCGTTCCGCTTGGTGCTCCTGATGCCCTTTCCTTGATAACTCCGCAATTGGGTATGATAGTCACAGCCAAAGGTGAACGCTTAGCAGCAATTTCCCTCCCTGAAATCCCCTCTGAAGCTCTCCGCAGAGCAGCGGAAAGCCAGGAACCGGAAATCATTACCCGTCAGGTTCCAGCAGGAGAATTGATTCAGGCCATCGTACCCGTCATGTCAGATGAGCCGAACAGACCCTTTCTTGTCACCACCCTGCTCATTCCTGAGGCCAAGCTGGCTCTCATGCAATCGGTATCCAAAGGGATCACCGATTACAAGCAACTCGTCATGCTTAAGGCCCCGATCAAACTAAGCATGATCATCATGCTGCTGATTATTACTCTGCTTATTCTCTTCGGCGCGATCTGGTTTGGTTTTTTCATTGCCCGCTCCATGACCGCCTCTATTAATAAACTGGCAGAGGGCACTCAGCGCGTTGCTGGCGGTGAGCTTGATTTTACCATAGAAAAAGAATCAGACGATGAGATGGGCTTATTGGTTGACTCTTTCAACTCCATGACCTCAGATCTTCTGAAAAGTAATAAGGAGTTGGCTGAAACCCATACGGCCCTCCAGC contains:
- a CDS encoding NifB/NifX family molybdenum-iron cluster-binding protein, with the translated sequence MSSSFFLAVPSNTPGGLDAEISEHFGHCELFTLIDIQEGKVASVDTVANVEHGAGGCMEPVQLLKDQGVQAIVVGGMGARPMQALADVNIDVYFAEKSSLNKVQEAVDGIVQGSFPVMRADQTCKGAGTCHH
- a CDS encoding DUF4390 domain-containing protein, with translation MIYIFQSLQSFSTYAGRRPILHTSLALLFFFALFFSFPVFSASQAEKEKEPIIDEIVISAAGGNLVLFATVRHCFTDEMLEGVRNGIPLTFRFDIRLDKIRKNWFDSELVEHKINHTLSYDPLKEEYQVAFAEKDRPEVTRSLNEAKKMMADINGLALHPLNELQAGSPYSLEIKATLVENTFPLSMHSIIPFTSLWNFETDWRIVEFNY
- the rodA gene encoding rod shape-determining protein RodA produces the protein MLRFDRRLVHNFDWVMVVILLLISTMSLASLFSATWNGGPSTSPVFYKQLYFFLFGYAFILVLISIDYGELETLSYLGYGLICLLLLYTNLFVDSIAGTQRWINLGFFHLQPSEPAKLILVLVLASCYASNEYVENGYRLRDILRPAIITAVPFLLILIQPDLGTALMLAILFVSMTMFAHLRWSTISILGGTGLACAVLGWFYGLKDYQRRRIETFLNPESDPMNHGYQIKQSKIAVGSGQAFGKGFMEGTQGHLNFLPERHTDFAFAVWCEELGFVGSLFFLVCFFFMLFWGINIALTARDKFGVYLAFGLVMLIFWQTVINLFMIMGMLPVVGIPLPLFSYGGSSLLTTLVAIGILMNIRMRRFQVR
- a CDS encoding DUF134 domain-containing protein, with protein sequence MSPRLKKKRCCEGEFCGQAFKPVGLPLRKLNQIILYRDELESLKLCDLEGLTQEQAGERMGISRGTVQRLLTGSRKKVAEALVSGAALIFSEDT
- a CDS encoding ATP-binding protein, producing the protein MLTPEQRKHKRRLTRYVIVFCMLLIPLLVYTQRNLLRGELNLPISSTILIFALININGLLLLLMLYLILRNLVELVFERKNKIMGSRLRTRLVIAFVSLSMIPTVILFLVSLGSVSTAMEYWFNSNVEESLQSSLTLARNLFHETEDRAANMGRQIALLLEQGEVSMHDNVKLQQLFDKTLSLVPLGAPDALSLITPQLGMIVTAKGERLAAISLPEIPSEALRRAAESQEPEIITRQVPAGELIQAIVPVMSDEPNRPFLVTTLLIPEAKLALMQSVSKGITDYKQLVMLKAPIKLSMIIMLLIITLLILFGAIWFGFFIARSMTASINKLAEGTQRVAGGELDFTIEKESDDEMGLLVDSFNSMTSDLLKSNKELAETHTALQQSNLISEQRRRYLETILKNVAAGVIAINEHNEVTTINPFAEKLLKIDTASFLHKDFHQALPRSHVAVIESFFNDLLESGKRSIERHLNLTVRKGETYSLLVNITRLIDDKERSIGYVIVFDNLTKLEKAQRLAAWQEVARRIAHEIKNPLTPIQLSAQRLRKRYMDTIENNRDIFEQCTGTIISQVDEIKRLVTEFSDFARMPRVKKQQANIIAIAADTLVLYREGHKHIDFPLEYDEVPQFAFDPVQIKRVLINLLDNAVSVLAHGGTVSTEIHLHREEDTVMIIVRDNGPGMVPQVKQRLFEPYFSTRKSGTGLGLAIAHTIIAEHNGAITVHDNIPTGTIFTIELPFHHESRTSSAPEPSNQNTLQT